The DNA segment TGGGCGCCGCAGTCGACGACGACGACCTCGTAGCGGGAGCGCAGGGCGGTGACGACGTGGCGGGCGGCGCGGTCGGTGACCTCCTCGCCGCGTTCGCCGTCACCGGGGGCGAGGAGCAGGGCCACTCCCGTGTCGTGCCGGAACACCGCGTCCGCCAGCACGCGCGGCGTGATGTCGCTGATGGCGGCGAGGTCGACGACCGAGCGGCGGAACTGGATGTCCAGGTAGGACGCGATGTCGCCGGTCTGGAGGTCCATGTCGAGCAGCGCGGTGCTGCGGCCCGACGCCTGGGCCGCGAGGGCCAGCTGGATGGCCGTGAGGGTGGCCCCCACGCCGCCCTTCGCGCCGCTCACCGTCACGACGGTGCCGCCGACGCCGCTGAACACATCGCCGCCGGCGCCCAGATGGCGCCGTACGCCCACGGACCACTGGGCGACCGCGTGGACGCGGCTGGCCAGTTCCTCGTAGTGCAGCGGCAGGGCGACCAGGCCCCGGGCGCCGTAGTCCATGGCGGCCTGGAAGAGGCCGGGGCTCGCGTCGGACGTCACGAGGATGACGCCCACCGCCGGGAAGCGCAGGGCGACTTCGCGGATGAGCTCCAGGGCCGGGACGGGGCCGATGCGCTCGTGGACGACGACGACCTCGGGCAGTTCGTCGATGGACTCGGCGGCCAGGCGCGCGAGGGTGTCGACGAGTTGGGTGGAGTCGGTGACCGGGGCGACCGGCTCGGCGTCGGGGAGCTGGCTGAGCAGCGTCGTGAGGGACCGGACCGCGTCCGCGTCGCCGACGGCCGGGAGGATCCTCGTGGGCATGGGGGCCTCTCACTTGTCCTTGGCGAGTTCGTAGGTGCGGTCCGTCGCGGGGATCTCGGAGTCGGCGCCGGGTGCCACCAGGGCGAGCCGGACCTCGTCGGCGAAGGACTCGGCGTACGTGATGCGCTGGG comes from the Streptomyces sp. NBC_00443 genome and includes:
- a CDS encoding AAA family ATPase, with translation MPTRILPAVGDADAVRSLTTLLSQLPDAEPVAPVTDSTQLVDTLARLAAESIDELPEVVVVHERIGPVPALELIREVALRFPAVGVILVTSDASPGLFQAAMDYGARGLVALPLHYEELASRVHAVAQWSVGVRRHLGAGGDVFSGVGGTVVTVSGAKGGVGATLTAIQLALAAQASGRSTALLDMDLQTGDIASYLDIQFRRSVVDLAAISDITPRVLADAVFRHDTGVALLLAPGDGERGEEVTDRAARHVVTALRSRYEVVVVDCGAQLSGASAAAVEMADTALLVTTPDVVAVRGAKRTVRMWDRLQIRKAEETMIVVNRHSRGTEIQPALIQRITGTSVAATVIPANFKELQGAVDAGRVHELDNRGTVKQALWALAGELGLVKGTEGAVQRRNGRARGGDRAALTFRRRKEIGR